Proteins encoded in a region of the Vibrio ponticus genome:
- the yggU gene encoding DUF167 family protein YggU, whose amino-acid sequence MSVAVWREGEDLVLRLYIQPKASRDKIVGLHGEEIKIAITAPPVDGKANGHLAKYLAKQFKVAKGLVNIEKGELGRHKQVRIISPNQIPTEIEAIL is encoded by the coding sequence ATGTCAGTAGCGGTATGGCGTGAAGGTGAAGACTTGGTGCTTCGCCTTTATATCCAACCTAAAGCAAGCCGCGACAAAATCGTCGGCTTGCATGGTGAAGAAATCAAAATTGCGATTACTGCACCACCTGTTGATGGCAAAGCCAATGGACACTTAGCTAAGTACCTGGCAAAGCAATTTAAAGTGGCAAAAGGATTGGTCAATATCGAAAAAGGAGAACTCGGACGCCATAAACAGGTGCGCATTATCTCCCCCAATCAAATTCCCACTGAAATCGAAGCCATCCTATGA
- a CDS encoding PglL family O-oligosaccharyltransferase produces the protein MATIHLTGTQLEPKAAKLPLIRPFLASIGAIYILAMHFFMPNPGGSGLALSFNASTWLAFGISLAIGLYQIGTEGKLRYNKLTIVLFISCLMMTAPVLYPESSAELSFNRLTGLWMGLLLFVILQQFRFSNRQKQRLLWFIVIAVAIQACFGWVQYLLLQPDNIFGYNTTTNRPYGIFQQPNVMASFLATGLAISGYLLSRQPIKYQRKLSDVTLLYLMPLLTIPLLIVLASRTGWLGAAIAVAAVLPYLYRFATHKRIAGWSLSALVGVMVGLVMPLMVGSSNTIQNKVNLESPRQYTFPQTLDMFIEKPFTGYGYGTFEADYTLYTARQHQLNPSYHVGLPGMDHPHNELLFWGVEGGLLPVLGIMLAALFMLLRMYQAKHGTRLAMFGLFVPIVLHSQLEYPFYHSFVHWITFIILLYWVDQRSNSYREASFSKLSQIALRVMSLVVPILTSVYMVTALHSNYVLMKFELSNPKDPQILERVSNPIVWKDRYDWDIYSTYLNIGLMTHNPKFIQPYIDWSLKIIKDKPRPAFYNNLIMAYQGLGEDKKAEQIRSEAKFLFPKRDFDKVQYIAPNIDALKPSAAQ, from the coding sequence ATGGCAACCATACACCTAACCGGAACACAGCTTGAACCTAAGGCAGCAAAACTTCCGCTAATTCGCCCTTTTTTAGCCTCCATCGGTGCTATCTATATTTTGGCGATGCATTTTTTTATGCCTAATCCGGGAGGCTCTGGTTTAGCCTTATCCTTCAATGCCAGTACTTGGCTCGCATTTGGGATCAGTCTCGCTATCGGTCTGTATCAAATCGGTACTGAAGGCAAACTACGCTACAACAAACTCACCATCGTATTATTCATCTCTTGCCTGATGATGACTGCCCCTGTGCTCTATCCAGAGAGCTCCGCAGAGCTTTCGTTTAATCGGCTGACTGGGCTATGGATGGGTTTGTTGCTATTTGTTATTTTGCAGCAGTTCCGTTTCAGCAATCGACAAAAACAGCGTCTACTGTGGTTCATCGTAATAGCTGTAGCGATTCAAGCCTGTTTTGGTTGGGTACAATACCTACTACTGCAACCAGACAATATTTTTGGCTACAACACCACCACAAACCGCCCATATGGTATTTTCCAACAGCCCAATGTGATGGCGAGTTTCCTTGCCACTGGACTCGCAATATCTGGCTATCTGCTTTCACGTCAGCCAATTAAATATCAACGCAAGTTAAGTGACGTGACCTTGCTGTATTTGATGCCGCTGCTCACCATTCCACTGCTGATCGTTTTAGCTTCTCGTACAGGCTGGCTTGGTGCGGCAATTGCGGTTGCGGCGGTACTGCCTTACCTATACCGTTTTGCCACCCATAAACGTATTGCCGGTTGGAGTCTTTCAGCACTAGTTGGGGTTATGGTGGGTCTGGTGATGCCACTTATGGTTGGCAGCTCGAATACCATTCAAAACAAAGTAAATCTCGAAAGCCCTAGACAGTACACATTTCCACAAACTCTCGATATGTTTATCGAAAAACCATTTACTGGTTATGGCTATGGTACTTTTGAGGCAGACTATACGCTTTATACTGCACGTCAGCATCAATTAAACCCGAGTTACCACGTCGGTTTACCTGGGATGGATCATCCCCATAATGAACTCCTGTTCTGGGGGGTAGAAGGCGGTCTACTGCCAGTCTTAGGTATTATGCTGGCAGCACTATTTATGCTGTTACGCATGTATCAAGCTAAGCATGGCACGCGACTGGCAATGTTCGGTTTGTTTGTTCCTATCGTGCTGCATAGTCAACTTGAGTACCCGTTCTATCACTCATTCGTACACTGGATTACTTTTATTATTTTGCTCTATTGGGTTGATCAACGCTCCAATAGCTACCGTGAAGCATCATTTAGCAAACTATCGCAAATCGCCTTGCGGGTGATGAGTTTAGTTGTGCCGATACTCACCAGCGTTTATATGGTGACGGCTTTGCATAGCAATTATGTGTTGATGAAGTTTGAGCTGTCCAACCCAAAGGATCCGCAGATTTTAGAACGCGTCAGTAACCCAATCGTCTGGAAAGATCGTTATGATTGGGATATTTACAGCACCTATCTCAACATTGGTTTAATGACCCACAATCCAAAGTTCATTCAACCTTATATCGATTGGTCACTAAAAATCATTAAAGATAAGCCACGTCCGGCTTTCTACAATAACTTGATCATGGCTTATCAAGGACTTGGCGAAGATAAAAAAGCAGAACAAATTCGCAGTGAAGCTAAATTTCTGTTTCCTAAGCGGGACTTCGATAAGGTGCAATATATTGCGCCCAATATTGATGCGCTAAAACCATCGGCAGCGCAATAG
- a CDS encoding DUF4426 domain-containing protein, producing the protein MKKWLITLLVSCFALPSYAGQFKTIKDVEAHYSAFNSTFLTPQVARSYKLKRSGYSAILNISLLDMSQVGKPAIAGKVSGTAKNLLGQTRQLSFKEVTEGDAIYYLAEFTISEEENISFNIDIDAGNKGKGALKFTQKFYVEE; encoded by the coding sequence ATGAAAAAGTGGCTAATTACACTCCTGGTAAGCTGTTTCGCACTACCAAGTTACGCTGGACAGTTTAAAACCATCAAAGACGTTGAAGCCCATTACTCGGCGTTCAACTCCACCTTTCTCACCCCACAAGTGGCACGCAGTTATAAACTCAAACGCAGCGGCTACTCTGCAATTTTAAACATTAGTTTGCTCGACATGTCGCAAGTAGGAAAGCCAGCAATTGCAGGCAAAGTCTCTGGCACTGCCAAAAACCTTCTTGGACAAACCCGCCAGCTGAGCTTTAAAGAAGTCACAGAAGGTGATGCTATCTACTATTTAGCGGAGTTCACTATCAGTGAAGAAGAAAATATTAGCTTTAATATCGATATCGATGCTGGCAATAAAGGCAAAGGCGCTTTAAAGTTCACGCAAAAATTTTATGTTGAAGAATAA
- a CDS encoding YggS family pyridoxal phosphate-dependent enzyme yields the protein MSSIQQNIEQITSEILSAQQKCGRAQESVQLLAVSKTKPNQAILEAAQAGQRAFGENYVQEGVDKIAYFSEHHSELAIEWHFIGPIQSNKTRPVAENFAWVHTIDRAKIAQRLSDQRPAEMPPLQVLIQVNTSGESSKSGIEEQQVFELAQLISSLPNLTLRGLMSIPANVPDYASQLNAFNQLADLKHRLSERFPELNLDTLSMGMSGDMEAAIEAGSTMVRIGTAIFGARDYSK from the coding sequence ATGAGTAGTATTCAACAAAATATTGAACAGATCACCTCAGAGATCTTAAGTGCACAGCAAAAATGTGGTCGTGCTCAAGAGTCAGTACAACTTCTTGCTGTAAGTAAAACTAAGCCTAACCAAGCAATCCTTGAAGCTGCACAAGCAGGTCAACGTGCTTTTGGTGAAAACTACGTGCAAGAAGGCGTAGACAAAATAGCATATTTTTCCGAGCATCATTCTGAGCTAGCGATTGAATGGCACTTTATTGGTCCAATTCAATCTAATAAAACTCGCCCTGTAGCAGAGAACTTTGCTTGGGTTCATACCATTGATCGCGCTAAAATTGCCCAACGCTTGAGTGATCAACGCCCGGCAGAGATGCCGCCATTGCAAGTACTGATTCAAGTCAATACCAGTGGCGAAAGCTCTAAATCAGGCATTGAAGAGCAGCAAGTTTTTGAGCTAGCGCAGTTGATTTCATCACTACCAAACCTCACTTTAAGAGGATTGATGTCAATTCCGGCAAATGTGCCAGACTACGCATCACAGCTTAATGCGTTCAACCAATTGGCGGATTTAAAACATCGCCTGAGTGAACGTTTCCCTGAGCTGAACTTGGATACCCTCTCTATGGGTATGAGTGGCGATATGGAAGCCGCCATCGAAGCAGGAAGTACCATGGTTCGAATCGGAACCGCTATTTTCGGCGCACGTGACTACAGCAAGTAA
- the proC gene encoding pyrroline-5-carboxylate reductase — protein sequence MDHKKITFIGAGNMARSIIAGLLASGYPANLITATDPNQDQRDFLADQYGINTDADNAAAANSADVIVLAVKPQLMSVVAEGMQAIDYQNKLVISIAAGISAERLNQMFAATLNLVRVMPNTPALVSQGMSGLYAPHNVSQADKQFAADLMSAVGKVCWVEAESGINNVIAAAGSAPAYFFLFMEAMQAEAIKQGFDADTARLLVQQSALGAAEMVIANPETELSTLREQVTSKGGTTAEAIRTFNEHQLSDIVAKAMQAAVIRAEEMEKLF from the coding sequence ATGGATCATAAGAAAATCACCTTTATCGGCGCGGGAAACATGGCGCGTTCAATTATTGCTGGACTGCTAGCAAGCGGTTACCCAGCAAACCTGATCACCGCAACCGATCCCAACCAAGATCAACGTGATTTTCTTGCCGATCAATATGGTATTAATACTGACGCTGATAACGCAGCGGCAGCAAACAGTGCCGATGTTATCGTGCTCGCAGTGAAGCCTCAGCTAATGTCTGTGGTTGCAGAAGGCATGCAGGCGATTGATTACCAAAACAAGTTAGTCATCTCGATTGCGGCTGGTATCAGTGCTGAACGTCTCAACCAAATGTTTGCTGCCACACTCAACCTCGTACGTGTGATGCCAAACACTCCAGCACTCGTTAGCCAAGGCATGAGTGGGCTTTACGCTCCGCACAATGTTAGCCAAGCAGACAAACAATTTGCGGCAGATTTGATGAGTGCCGTGGGTAAGGTATGCTGGGTTGAGGCAGAGTCAGGTATTAACAATGTTATTGCCGCTGCTGGTAGCGCTCCGGCTTACTTCTTCCTATTTATGGAAGCGATGCAAGCGGAAGCGATCAAGCAAGGATTTGATGCGGATACCGCGCGTTTATTGGTGCAACAATCGGCTTTAGGTGCGGCAGAAATGGTTATCGCAAACCCTGAAACAGAACTGTCTACTTTACGTGAGCAAGTGACCTCAAAAGGAGGCACTACTGCTGAAGCGATTCGTACCTTCAATGAACACCAACTGTCTGATATCGTGGCTAAAGCGATGCAGGCAGCGGTAATTCGCGCAGAAGAAATGGAAAAATTATTTTAA
- a CDS encoding PilT/PilU family type 4a pilus ATPase — translation MDSFLQGMKQHKASDLYITVDAPVLYRIDGELQPSGEKLSAEQVFELLDSIMDESRQDEFRASREANFAVVREYGRFRVSAFFQRELPGAVIRRIETEIPTFAELHLPEVLKDLSIAKRGLVLVVGATGSGKSTTMAAMTGYRNSHRSGHILTVEDPIEFVHQHQKCIVTQREVGLDTESYEVALKNSLRQAPDMILIGEIRSRETMEYAMAFAETGHLCMATLHANNANQALERILHLVPKEKKEQFLFDLSMNLKGVVGQQLLRDKSGQGRHGAFEILLNTPRVADLIRRGELHELKATMAKSQQSGMQTFDQALYQLVVDGKISEEDALHSADSANDLRIMLKTLSGDGFASGSLADVKIDMN, via the coding sequence ATGGATAGTTTTCTTCAAGGAATGAAGCAGCATAAAGCCTCGGATCTTTATATTACAGTTGATGCGCCGGTACTCTATCGCATTGATGGTGAGTTGCAGCCAAGTGGTGAGAAGTTATCTGCCGAGCAAGTGTTTGAACTGCTTGATTCCATCATGGATGAATCACGTCAAGACGAGTTTCGTGCCAGCCGAGAAGCGAATTTCGCTGTCGTACGCGAGTATGGACGCTTTCGTGTATCCGCTTTTTTTCAACGCGAGTTACCCGGCGCAGTGATAAGACGGATTGAAACGGAGATCCCGACTTTTGCCGAGTTACACTTGCCGGAAGTACTTAAAGATTTATCCATTGCTAAGCGCGGTTTAGTGTTGGTTGTTGGAGCGACAGGTTCAGGTAAATCGACCACGATGGCGGCGATGACAGGCTATCGCAATAGCCATCGCTCTGGGCATATCCTCACCGTAGAAGACCCGATTGAATTTGTTCACCAACATCAAAAATGTATCGTCACTCAGCGTGAAGTAGGCTTGGATACCGAGAGTTATGAAGTAGCGCTGAAAAACTCGCTGCGCCAAGCGCCGGATATGATCTTGATTGGTGAGATCCGCAGTCGTGAAACGATGGAATATGCGATGGCGTTTGCGGAGACAGGGCATCTTTGTATGGCGACGTTGCATGCCAATAATGCTAACCAAGCGCTTGAACGAATTTTGCATTTGGTGCCGAAAGAGAAGAAAGAGCAGTTTTTGTTTGATCTATCAATGAACCTAAAAGGTGTCGTAGGGCAACAGTTGCTGCGTGATAAGAGTGGACAAGGTCGCCATGGCGCATTTGAAATATTACTCAATACCCCGCGAGTGGCTGATTTAATTCGCCGCGGCGAACTGCATGAGTTAAAAGCGACCATGGCAAAATCTCAGCAATCCGGCATGCAAACTTTTGATCAAGCGCTGTATCAGCTGGTGGTTGATGGCAAAATCAGTGAAGAAGATGCGCTACATAGTGCAGACTCTGCCAATGACTTACGCATTATGCTTAAGACTTTGAGTGGGGACGGTTTTGCTTCTGGCTCTTTAGCGGATGTCAAAATTGATATGAATTAG
- a CDS encoding YggT family protein, with the protein MNSMSFLISTLFDLYIMVVLLRIWLQAARADFYNPFSQFIVKATQPVIAPLRRVIPSVGKLDLATVLFAFLLCVLKFVSLMLIASGGSVAFSADFLFLGLLSLVKAAGGLLFWVLLIRAILSWVSQGRSPIEYVFHQLTEPMLAPIRRIIPAMGGFDLSVLVLFIGLQFANFLMGDLIGPIWFQL; encoded by the coding sequence ATGAATTCAATGAGTTTTCTAATCTCCACCTTGTTTGATCTCTACATCATGGTGGTTTTGCTGCGCATTTGGCTACAAGCTGCGCGCGCAGATTTTTACAACCCGTTTTCACAATTTATTGTCAAAGCAACTCAACCTGTGATTGCTCCGTTACGTCGCGTTATCCCATCTGTGGGTAAGCTTGACTTAGCGACAGTCCTGTTCGCTTTCCTATTGTGTGTACTAAAGTTCGTTAGCCTAATGCTAATTGCTTCTGGTGGCTCAGTAGCGTTTAGCGCAGATTTCTTATTCCTAGGGTTATTATCGCTGGTTAAAGCGGCAGGTGGCTTACTATTCTGGGTACTACTGATCCGTGCAATCTTAAGCTGGGTAAGCCAAGGTCGCAGCCCGATTGAGTACGTGTTCCACCAACTGACTGAGCCAATGCTAGCGCCGATTCGTCGCATTATTCCAGCGATGGGCGGCTTTGATTTAAGCGTCCTTGTACTATTTATTGGCTTGCAGTTTGCTAACTTCCTGATGGGTGATTTGATCGGTCCAATCTGGTTCCAACTATAA
- a CDS encoding pyridoxal-phosphate-dependent aminotransferase family protein produces the protein MTIQSFIPPRRTLMGPGPSDISPQVLQALSRPTVGHLDPLFVGMMDELKQLLKYAFQTENEFTIAVSAPGSAGMEACFVNLIEAGDKVIVCRNGVFGERMRENVIRAGGEAVVIDDEWGTPVSVDKVAQALQDNPDTKIVAFVHAETSTGAVSDAQALGALAKQYNALTIVDTVTSLGGVPLKVDEWQLDAVYSGSQKCLSCTPGLAPLTFSSQAIEKIQSRTTPVQSWFLDQSLVLGYWSGEGKRSYHHTAPVNSLYALHESLVMLQNEGLENAWLRHQAMHEKLKTGLEKLGFTFVVEEAYRLPQLNAVYVPAGIDEAKVRNHLLETYNLEIGAGLGALAGKAWRIGLMGYGAREENVALCLRALEESLTQ, from the coding sequence ATGACAATTCAAAGCTTTATTCCACCGCGCCGAACCCTAATGGGACCTGGTCCTTCTGATATCTCACCGCAAGTTTTGCAAGCGTTGAGTCGTCCAACTGTTGGACATTTAGACCCGCTATTTGTCGGCATGATGGATGAGCTAAAACAACTACTAAAGTATGCTTTCCAGACTGAGAATGAGTTCACAATTGCTGTATCTGCGCCAGGCAGTGCAGGTATGGAAGCGTGTTTTGTTAACTTAATTGAAGCCGGCGACAAGGTGATTGTGTGTCGTAATGGGGTGTTTGGCGAACGTATGCGTGAGAACGTGATTCGTGCTGGTGGAGAAGCGGTTGTGATTGACGATGAGTGGGGTACTCCTGTCTCTGTTGATAAAGTTGCTCAAGCTCTGCAAGATAACCCAGATACTAAAATTGTTGCGTTTGTTCATGCTGAAACCTCAACTGGGGCGGTTTCAGATGCGCAGGCGTTGGGGGCTTTAGCTAAGCAGTATAATGCGTTAACCATTGTTGATACGGTGACATCTCTTGGTGGTGTGCCGCTTAAAGTCGATGAGTGGCAACTTGATGCGGTTTATTCTGGTAGCCAAAAATGCCTTTCTTGTACACCAGGTTTGGCTCCTCTGACATTTTCATCCCAAGCGATTGAGAAGATTCAAAGCCGCACGACGCCAGTACAAAGTTGGTTTCTTGATCAGAGCCTAGTACTTGGCTATTGGAGTGGCGAAGGTAAACGCAGTTATCACCATACTGCGCCAGTAAACAGTTTATACGCCCTGCATGAGTCATTAGTGATGTTACAAAATGAAGGGCTAGAGAATGCTTGGCTGCGTCATCAAGCGATGCATGAAAAGTTAAAAACTGGACTAGAGAAGTTAGGTTTTACTTTTGTGGTTGAAGAGGCGTACCGTTTACCCCAGTTGAATGCAGTCTATGTTCCTGCGGGCATTGACGAAGCGAAGGTGCGTAACCATTTACTAGAAACTTATAACCTTGAGATTGGCGCTGGTCTCGGTGCTTTAGCCGGTAAAGCGTGGCGCATCGGTTTGATGGGTTACGGCGCGCGCGAAGAAAATGTCGCACTGTGTTTGCGAGCGCTAGAGGAGTCATTGACTCAGTAA
- a CDS encoding type IV pilus twitching motility protein PilT, translating into MDIAELLDFSVKHNASDLHLSAGVSPMVRIDGEVRKLSVPAFSHADVHRLVFEIMNDAQRSEFEERLEVDFSFELPDVGRFRVNAFNQARGCAAVFRTIPTTIPTLEELDAPENFEKIANLEKGLVLVTGPTGSGKSTTLAAMVDYINRNHNKHILTIEDPIEFVHQNQKCLINQREVHRDTHSFKAALRSALREDPDVILVGELRDQETISLALTAAETGHLVFGTLHTSSAAKTIDRIIDVFPGSDKGMVRSMLSESLRAVIAQKLLKRIGGGRVACHEILMATPAIRNLIREDKVAQMYSVIQTGAAQGMQTIEQNAKQLIARGLVEPQEVEQKIGSLDY; encoded by the coding sequence ATGGATATCGCTGAGTTACTGGACTTTAGTGTAAAACATAATGCGTCAGATCTACATCTTTCCGCAGGTGTTTCTCCAATGGTGCGCATTGACGGTGAGGTCAGAAAGCTGAGCGTACCTGCTTTTAGCCATGCCGATGTGCACCGTTTAGTCTTTGAGATTATGAACGATGCTCAGCGTAGTGAATTTGAGGAGCGTCTCGAAGTCGACTTTTCATTTGAATTACCGGATGTCGGTCGTTTCCGTGTTAACGCATTTAACCAAGCGCGTGGTTGCGCGGCGGTATTCCGTACGATTCCAACGACCATTCCAACTTTAGAAGAGTTGGATGCGCCGGAGAACTTTGAAAAAATTGCCAATTTGGAAAAAGGTTTAGTGTTGGTGACCGGTCCGACTGGTTCGGGTAAATCGACTACATTGGCGGCGATGGTGGATTACATTAATCGCAATCACAATAAGCATATTTTAACGATTGAAGACCCAATTGAGTTTGTTCATCAAAATCAAAAATGTCTTATTAACCAACGTGAAGTACATCGTGATACTCACAGCTTTAAAGCCGCGCTGCGCAGTGCTCTGCGTGAAGACCCAGATGTGATTTTGGTGGGTGAGTTGCGCGATCAAGAGACGATTAGCTTGGCACTGACTGCGGCTGAAACGGGGCACTTGGTGTTTGGTACGCTGCATACCAGCTCTGCGGCAAAGACTATCGACCGTATTATCGATGTGTTCCCTGGCAGCGATAAAGGTATGGTGCGCTCAATGCTTTCAGAATCATTGCGTGCGGTAATCGCCCAGAAGCTGCTCAAGCGCATTGGTGGTGGTCGTGTTGCTTGCCATGAAATCTTAATGGCGACACCAGCGATTCGTAACTTGATCCGTGAAGATAAAGTGGCACAGATGTACTCAGTGATCCAAACTGGTGCCGCGCAAGGCATGCAGACGATTGAGCAAAATGCCAAACAGTTGATTGCTCGCGGCTTGGTTGAACCGCAAGAAGTGGAGCAGAAGATTGGTTCACTTGATTACTAA
- the lysC gene encoding lysine-sensitive aspartokinase 3 yields the protein MSSFNVAKFGGTSVANFEAMSRCAAIIENNPNTKLVVSSACSGVTNLLVELANGVSNEQERADILQKLADIHEAILAKLEHATETANEVYQILDTVTSLAEAASIQSSHKLTDHLVACGELMSTHILAQLMRERGINAIRFDIRQVLRTDDDFGKAEPDVAQTELLAAEKLLPLCQEHVVVTQGFIGSDEQGNTTTLGRGGSDYSAALIAEAVKAEGLEIWTDVPGIYTTDPRIAAKASPIAEISFSEASEMANFGAKILHPSTLVPALRHDIPVFVGSSKEPEKGGTWIRHQVQSSPLFRALALRCNQTMVTLRSDKMFHAYGFLAKVFEILAKHKVSVDLITTSEISVSLTLDQTDTSGGAPQLPAAAHAELEQLCTVEIEQNLCLVALIGNNMSESRGYAKQVFGTLEDMNLRMICFGASPHNLCFLVHESVSRQAIQKLHKELFEG from the coding sequence GTGAGTTCTTTTAATGTCGCCAAATTTGGCGGTACTAGTGTCGCAAATTTTGAAGCCATGAGCCGCTGTGCGGCTATTATCGAAAACAACCCGAATACTAAACTCGTCGTCAGCAGTGCGTGTTCTGGCGTTACCAACTTATTGGTTGAGTTAGCCAATGGTGTAAGCAATGAGCAAGAGCGTGCCGATATCTTGCAAAAACTTGCCGATATCCACGAAGCGATTCTAGCTAAACTAGAACACGCGACGGAAACTGCCAATGAGGTATATCAGATCCTCGATACGGTGACCAGTTTAGCGGAAGCCGCTTCTATCCAGTCTAGCCATAAGCTAACCGATCATCTTGTTGCTTGCGGCGAGTTGATGTCAACTCACATTCTCGCCCAGCTTATGCGAGAACGTGGCATTAACGCCATCCGTTTTGATATTCGCCAAGTACTACGCACCGACGATGATTTTGGTAAGGCTGAGCCTGATGTCGCCCAAACAGAGTTACTAGCAGCAGAAAAACTGCTACCACTTTGCCAAGAGCATGTGGTCGTGACTCAAGGATTTATTGGTTCTGATGAGCAAGGCAATACTACGACTCTCGGTCGTGGGGGCAGTGACTACAGCGCGGCATTGATCGCCGAAGCGGTAAAAGCTGAAGGCTTGGAGATCTGGACTGATGTTCCGGGCATCTATACCACAGATCCTCGCATTGCCGCCAAAGCATCACCGATTGCCGAAATCAGTTTTAGTGAAGCATCAGAAATGGCTAACTTTGGCGCTAAGATCCTTCACCCATCAACGCTGGTACCGGCGCTACGTCATGATATTCCGGTATTTGTCGGCTCATCAAAAGAGCCAGAAAAAGGCGGTACTTGGATTCGCCATCAAGTGCAAAGCTCACCACTATTTAGGGCATTAGCACTACGCTGTAATCAAACCATGGTCACACTGCGCAGCGATAAAATGTTCCATGCCTATGGTTTCCTTGCCAAAGTATTTGAGATCCTCGCGAAGCATAAAGTTTCAGTCGACTTGATCACCACCTCAGAGATCAGTGTCTCATTGACCTTAGATCAAACTGATACCTCTGGTGGTGCGCCGCAACTGCCGGCAGCCGCTCATGCCGAGCTGGAACAGCTCTGTACGGTTGAAATCGAGCAAAACCTTTGCTTAGTGGCACTGATTGGCAACAACATGAGCGAGAGCCGTGGTTACGCTAAGCAAGTATTTGGCACATTAGAAGATATGAATCTCCGTATGATTTGTTTTGGTGCCAGCCCACATAACTTGTGCTTCTTAGTGCACGAGTCAGTATCACGCCAAGCGATTCAAAAGCTGCATAAAGAGCTATTTGAGGGCTAA